In the Kribbella sp. NBC_00482 genome, one interval contains:
- a CDS encoding phosphotransferase family protein: MEASEARRAVAAAMSAASELDLAVDDAIVLSDSNRLVIRLTPCDTVARVTPMTHFASAEQEVELVRRLAQTDSPVAPLEPRVEPRVFVHDGFKIAMWAYFEPVQSRMLPPAEYAQALARLHAGLRRIEVTTPHFMDRVAATQRDVASLDVTPDLADTDRALLANTLHDLGRSIVNRRSGEQLLHGEPHPFNILNTKNGPLFIDFENTARGPVEYDLAWVPSEVSQHYPDAEQDLVDECRGVVLAIVAAHRWSLNDQHPSGRESGVAFLRVLREGPPWPALDDVVW; this comes from the coding sequence ATGGAAGCATCTGAGGCGCGGCGTGCGGTGGCTGCGGCGATGTCGGCCGCCTCGGAACTCGACTTGGCCGTCGACGACGCGATCGTTCTCAGCGACTCGAACCGACTCGTCATCCGCCTGACGCCCTGCGACACCGTTGCCCGAGTCACGCCCATGACGCATTTCGCAAGCGCAGAGCAAGAAGTTGAGCTCGTGAGACGGCTAGCGCAGACGGACAGCCCGGTCGCCCCGCTCGAGCCTCGGGTCGAACCACGCGTCTTCGTGCATGACGGCTTCAAGATCGCCATGTGGGCCTACTTCGAACCTGTGCAGTCTCGAATGCTTCCGCCGGCCGAGTACGCGCAGGCGCTCGCACGTCTTCATGCCGGCCTGCGGCGGATCGAGGTCACGACGCCACACTTCATGGATCGAGTGGCTGCTACTCAACGAGACGTTGCCAGCCTCGACGTCACTCCGGATCTCGCGGATACGGACCGGGCGCTGCTCGCCAACACGCTGCACGATCTGGGGCGATCAATCGTCAACCGGCGCAGCGGCGAACAACTGCTGCACGGCGAGCCGCACCCGTTCAACATCCTCAACACGAAGAACGGGCCGCTCTTCATTGACTTCGAAAACACCGCCCGTGGGCCTGTCGAGTACGACCTGGCTTGGGTGCCCAGCGAGGTCAGCCAGCACTATCCCGACGCTGAACAAGATTTGGTCGACGAGTGCAGGGGGGTCGTACTCGCGATCGTCGCAGCGCACCGCTGGAGTCTCAACGACCAGCACCCGAGCGGCAGAGAATCGGGAGTAGCGTTCCTTCGCGTTCTGCGGGAGGGTCCGCCGTGGCCGGCGCTCGACGATGTCGTCTGGTAG
- the gyrA gene encoding DNA gyrase subunit A: protein MTETPTTPGHDRVEPLDLQTEMQQSYLDYAMAVIVGRALPEVRDGLKPVHRRILYAMYDGGYRPDRGFNKCSRVVGDVMGQYHPHGDSAIYDTLVRLAQPWVMRAPLIQGQGNFGSPGNDPAAAMRYTECRMAPLAMEMVRDIDQETVDFRPNYDGKSQEPVILPARFPNLLVNGSSGIAVGMATNIPPHNLREVAAAVDWALAHPDATREELLDACLQSIKGPDFPNGALIVGYKGIDDAYRTGRGSVTMRAVVDIEEDAKGRTSLVVTELPYMVNPDNLALKIAELVNTGKMSGIADIRDDSSSRTGQRLVIVLKRDAQPRVVLNNLYKHTPLQDTFGCNMLALVDGVPRTLSVDLFISHWIDHQIEVIQRRTRFRLREAEKNAHIYRGYVKALDALDEVIALIRRSPDVDEARTGLIQLLEIDEIQAQAILDMQLRRLAALERQKIIERLQELEAIIADLEDILASPERQRSIVKDELAEIVDKYGNERRTEIIAADGDLSVQDLVPDEDVVVTISRGGYAKRTKTDLYRTQNRGGKGVRGAALRAEDEINHFFATTNHHWMLFFTTKGRVYRAKVWQLPESARDAKGSHVAGLLSFQPDEEIAQVLTLRDYEQSDYLVLATKKGLVKKTALRDYDSARQSGIIAVNFREDDDELIGADLATAEDDLLLVSRKGQSIRFTANDEQLRPMGRATSGVTGMKFRSGDEVLSMSVIRAGSEEDAQFVFTVTDAGYAKRSKVSEYRQQGRGGLGIKAVKLNDERGSLVGAIIVVDEDQVLAIKASGQVVRSRVDSVPVKGRDTMGVRFAGVGESDAVVAIARNTDLTVIGEESEAAEEGTVAEGAQNVDGSTTESTSESVQNDEERSTDVDGAANVEDDEAGQEGD, encoded by the coding sequence ATGACCGAGACCCCCACCACGCCGGGCCACGACCGCGTCGAGCCCCTCGACCTGCAGACCGAGATGCAGCAGTCGTACCTCGACTACGCGATGGCGGTCATCGTCGGCCGCGCGCTGCCCGAGGTCCGTGACGGCCTCAAGCCGGTGCACCGCCGCATCCTCTACGCGATGTACGACGGCGGTTACCGGCCGGACCGCGGCTTCAACAAGTGCTCCCGCGTCGTCGGTGACGTCATGGGTCAGTACCACCCGCACGGCGACTCGGCGATCTACGACACCCTGGTCCGGCTGGCGCAGCCGTGGGTGATGCGGGCGCCGCTGATCCAGGGCCAGGGCAACTTCGGTTCACCGGGTAACGACCCGGCCGCCGCCATGCGGTACACCGAGTGCCGGATGGCGCCGCTGGCGATGGAGATGGTCCGCGACATCGACCAGGAGACGGTCGACTTCCGGCCCAACTACGACGGCAAGTCGCAGGAGCCGGTGATCCTACCGGCCCGCTTCCCGAACCTGCTGGTCAACGGCTCGTCCGGGATCGCGGTCGGTATGGCGACGAACATCCCGCCGCACAACCTGCGTGAGGTCGCGGCCGCGGTCGACTGGGCGCTGGCGCACCCGGACGCGACCCGCGAGGAGCTGCTCGACGCCTGCCTGCAGTCGATCAAGGGCCCGGACTTCCCGAACGGCGCGCTGATCGTCGGCTACAAGGGGATCGACGACGCCTACCGCACCGGCCGTGGCTCGGTCACGATGCGCGCGGTCGTCGACATCGAGGAAGACGCCAAGGGCCGGACCAGCCTGGTCGTCACCGAGCTGCCGTACATGGTGAATCCGGACAACCTGGCGCTGAAGATCGCCGAGCTGGTGAACACCGGCAAGATGAGCGGCATCGCCGACATCCGTGACGACAGCTCATCGCGGACCGGTCAGCGACTCGTCATCGTGCTGAAGCGTGACGCTCAGCCGCGCGTCGTACTGAACAACCTCTACAAGCACACGCCGCTGCAGGACACCTTCGGCTGCAACATGCTCGCGCTCGTCGACGGCGTACCGCGCACGCTCAGCGTGGACCTGTTCATCAGCCACTGGATCGACCACCAGATCGAGGTCATCCAGCGGCGGACCCGCTTCCGCCTGCGCGAGGCGGAGAAGAACGCGCACATCTACCGCGGGTACGTGAAGGCGCTGGACGCCCTCGACGAGGTGATCGCGCTGATCCGGCGCAGCCCCGACGTCGACGAGGCGCGCACCGGCCTGATCCAGTTGCTCGAGATCGACGAGATCCAGGCGCAGGCGATCCTGGACATGCAGCTGCGCCGGCTGGCGGCCCTGGAGCGGCAGAAGATCATCGAGCGGTTGCAGGAGCTCGAGGCGATCATCGCCGACCTCGAGGACATCCTGGCCAGCCCGGAGCGGCAGCGGTCGATCGTCAAGGACGAGCTCGCCGAGATCGTCGACAAGTACGGCAACGAGCGGCGTACCGAGATCATCGCGGCCGACGGTGACCTGTCGGTGCAGGACCTGGTGCCGGACGAGGACGTGGTCGTCACGATCTCCCGCGGCGGGTACGCGAAGCGGACCAAGACCGACCTGTACCGGACGCAGAACCGCGGCGGCAAGGGCGTCCGCGGCGCCGCGTTGCGGGCCGAGGACGAGATCAACCACTTCTTCGCCACCACGAACCACCACTGGATGCTGTTCTTCACCACCAAGGGCCGGGTCTACCGGGCCAAGGTCTGGCAGCTGCCCGAGTCGGCCCGTGACGCCAAGGGCTCGCATGTCGCCGGTCTGCTCTCGTTCCAGCCGGACGAGGAGATCGCCCAGGTGCTGACGCTGCGCGACTACGAGCAGTCCGACTACCTGGTGCTCGCGACCAAGAAGGGCCTGGTCAAGAAGACCGCGCTGCGCGACTACGACTCGGCCCGGCAGAGCGGCATCATCGCGGTCAACTTCCGCGAGGACGACGACGAGCTGATCGGCGCCGACCTGGCCACCGCCGAGGACGACCTGCTGCTGGTGTCCCGGAAGGGCCAGTCGATCCGCTTCACCGCGAACGACGAGCAGCTGCGGCCGATGGGCCGGGCCACCTCCGGCGTCACCGGGATGAAGTTCCGGTCCGGCGACGAGGTGCTGTCGATGTCGGTGATCCGGGCCGGCTCGGAGGAGGACGCGCAGTTCGTCTTCACCGTGACCGACGCCGGGTACGCGAAGCGGTCGAAGGTGTCGGAGTACCGGCAGCAGGGCCGTGGCGGCCTCGGCATCAAGGCGGTCAAGCTGAACGACGAGCGCGGCTCGCTGGTCGGCGCGATCATCGTCGTCGACGAGGACCAGGTACTGGCGATCAAGGCCAGCGGCCAGGTCGTCCGCAGCCGGGTCGACAGCGTCCCGGTCAAGGGCCGCGACACGATGGGCGTCCGGTTCGCCGGCGTCGGCGAGTCCGACGCGGTGGTCGCGATCGCCCGGAACACCGATCTGACCGTCATCGGAGAGGAATCGGAAGCGGCCGAGGAGGGTACTGTCGCTGAAGGTGCCCAGAATGTGGACGGATCGACAACCGAATCCACCTCTGAGAGCGTCCAGAATGATGAAGAGCGTTCGACGGACGTGGACGGCGCGGCTAACGTCGAAGACGACGAAGCCGGCCAGGAGGGTGACTGA
- a CDS encoding DUF3566 domain-containing protein: MTNRARPTWPEGAADSSKSQRTAQGGTPSAAPANPASNGRSNGVPGANGQQRTGTPNGQRPSEYRPQAPGAAPARPQQPAPSTPGRPEPWTPPSVITPVGGAPSYGGNEAKTESFGDRMSSARQAVLDKAAAVKADKADRADAKQERLAEKDAKASGRPQTRKARLRMSRIDPWSVMKTAFLLAIAFGIVTWVAVFIVWSAIGAAGVFDNINSTVQEVLGTPAGEPFRVENYINTGKVMGFTTLLACADVLIITALATLGSFLYNIAATLLGGLEVTLASED, translated from the coding sequence ATGACCAACCGCGCGAGGCCGACATGGCCTGAAGGTGCGGCCGACAGCTCCAAATCCCAGCGCACCGCGCAGGGTGGGACGCCGTCAGCTGCCCCGGCCAACCCGGCTTCCAACGGTCGTTCCAACGGCGTTCCCGGCGCCAACGGCCAGCAGAGGACAGGTACGCCGAACGGCCAGCGGCCGTCCGAGTACCGCCCCCAGGCCCCCGGCGCCGCGCCGGCTCGACCCCAGCAGCCGGCCCCGAGTACGCCGGGTCGCCCGGAGCCGTGGACGCCTCCGTCGGTCATCACGCCCGTCGGCGGCGCCCCGTCGTACGGCGGGAACGAGGCGAAGACCGAGTCGTTCGGAGACCGGATGAGCTCGGCGCGTCAGGCCGTCCTGGACAAGGCCGCGGCGGTGAAGGCCGACAAGGCTGATCGGGCCGACGCCAAGCAGGAGCGGCTCGCCGAGAAGGACGCCAAGGCGTCGGGCCGGCCGCAGACGCGGAAGGCGCGCCTGCGGATGTCCCGCATCGACCCGTGGTCGGTGATGAAGACGGCGTTCCTGCTGGCGATCGCCTTCGGGATCGTGACCTGGGTCGCGGTCTTCATCGTCTGGTCCGCGATCGGCGCGGCCGGGGTGTTCGACAACATCAACTCGACCGTCCAGGAGGTCCTCGGGACGCCCGCGGGCGAGCCGTTCCGGGTCGAGAACTACATCAATACCGGCAAGGTGATGGGCTTCACCACGCTGCTGGCGTGCGCCGACGTGCTCATCATCACGGCGCTCGCGACCCTCGGATCGTTCCTCTACAACATCGCCGCCACGCTCCTCGGCGGCCTCGAAGTCACGCTGGCGTCGGAGGACTGA
- the gyrB gene encoding DNA topoisomerase (ATP-hydrolyzing) subunit B, which produces MTDEPTEIDANQSADPIGTAASSEELPAMLDAIPSNVVEREYDASAIQVLEGLDAVRKRPGMYIGSTGERGLHHLVTEVVDNAVDEAMAGFGDRIVVTLLPDGAVRVEDNGRGIPVDIVESEGKPAVTVVLTVLHAGGKFGGGGYKVSGGLHGVGVSVVNALSTRLQVDVKLKGKLYTQSFTNGVPDADLAEIGTSDSNGTTITFWPSEDVFETTTYSYETLTTRFREYAFLNKGLELVIRDERPDHFDEHGQPLEQSFKYDDGLVDYVKYLTGIRETVHRDVISFEAATAENTMSLEVALQWSGSFQESVHTFANAINTHEGGTHEEGFRAALTSLVNSFGEDQGMIKKKEDRLTGDDIREGLTAIISVKLAEPQFEGQTKTKLGNTEVKGFVQRVVNDRLGAWFEQNPAEGREIIRKATAAASARIAARKARDLARNRKGLLGGGGLPGKLADCQSTNPEECEVYIVEGDSAGGSAKGGRDPKFQAILPIRGKILNVEKARIDRVLQNNEVLAIISALGTGIHEDFDEDKLRYHKIVIMADADVDGQHIRTLLLTLLFRFMRPLIELGHVYAAQPPLYKIRWSNQPDELAYTDRERDGLLEAGYEAGKKLPKENPIQRYKGLGEMNANELWDTTMDPANRVLLQITLDDAIRADETFQTLMGDDIEARRSFIQRNAKDVRFLDI; this is translated from the coding sequence GTGACCGACGAGCCGACCGAGATCGACGCAAACCAGTCCGCCGACCCCATCGGCACCGCCGCATCCAGCGAGGAACTCCCCGCGATGCTCGACGCCATCCCGTCGAACGTCGTCGAACGCGAGTACGACGCGAGTGCGATCCAGGTGCTCGAGGGTCTGGACGCGGTGCGCAAGCGTCCGGGGATGTACATCGGATCCACCGGTGAGCGCGGTCTGCACCACCTCGTCACCGAGGTGGTCGACAACGCAGTCGACGAGGCGATGGCCGGGTTCGGCGACCGGATCGTCGTGACCCTGCTGCCCGACGGCGCGGTCAGGGTCGAGGACAACGGCCGCGGTATCCCGGTCGACATCGTCGAGTCCGAGGGCAAGCCGGCCGTCACCGTCGTACTGACGGTTCTGCACGCCGGCGGCAAGTTCGGCGGTGGCGGTTACAAGGTCTCGGGTGGTCTGCACGGCGTCGGCGTGTCCGTCGTGAACGCGCTGTCGACCAGGCTCCAGGTCGACGTCAAGCTGAAGGGCAAGCTGTACACCCAGTCCTTCACCAACGGCGTCCCGGACGCCGACCTGGCCGAGATCGGTACGTCGGACTCGAACGGTACGACGATCACCTTCTGGCCCAGCGAGGACGTCTTCGAGACCACGACGTACTCCTACGAGACGCTCACGACCCGCTTCCGCGAGTACGCGTTCCTGAACAAGGGCCTCGAGTTGGTCATCCGGGACGAGCGCCCGGACCACTTCGACGAGCACGGCCAGCCGCTGGAGCAGTCGTTCAAGTACGACGACGGCCTGGTCGACTACGTGAAGTACCTGACGGGCATCCGCGAGACCGTGCACCGCGACGTGATCTCGTTCGAGGCGGCCACCGCCGAGAACACGATGAGCCTCGAGGTCGCGCTGCAGTGGAGCGGCTCGTTCCAGGAGTCTGTGCACACCTTCGCGAACGCGATCAACACGCACGAGGGCGGCACCCACGAAGAGGGCTTCCGGGCCGCCCTCACCTCACTGGTCAACTCGTTCGGCGAGGACCAGGGCATGATCAAGAAGAAAGAGGACCGGCTCACCGGTGACGACATCCGGGAGGGCCTGACCGCGATCATCTCGGTCAAGCTGGCCGAGCCGCAGTTCGAGGGTCAGACCAAGACCAAGCTCGGCAACACCGAGGTGAAGGGCTTCGTCCAGCGGGTCGTGAACGACCGGCTCGGTGCCTGGTTCGAGCAGAACCCGGCCGAGGGCCGCGAGATCATCCGCAAGGCGACCGCGGCGGCGAGCGCCCGGATCGCGGCCCGCAAGGCCCGCGACCTGGCCCGCAACCGCAAGGGCCTGCTGGGTGGCGGCGGCCTGCCGGGCAAGCTGGCCGACTGCCAGTCGACCAACCCGGAGGAGTGCGAGGTCTACATCGTCGAGGGTGACTCGGCGGGCGGCTCCGCGAAGGGCGGCCGGGACCCGAAGTTCCAGGCCATCCTGCCGATCCGGGGCAAGATCCTGAACGTCGAGAAGGCCCGGATCGACCGAGTCCTGCAGAACAACGAAGTACTGGCGATCATCTCCGCGCTCGGCACCGGCATCCACGAGGACTTCGACGAGGACAAGCTCCGGTACCACAAGATCGTGATCATGGCCGACGCCGACGTCGACGGCCAGCACATCCGGACGCTGCTGCTGACCCTGCTGTTCCGCTTCATGCGCCCGCTGATCGAGCTCGGTCACGTGTACGCCGCGCAGCCGCCGCTGTACAAGATCCGCTGGAGCAACCAGCCCGACGAACTCGCGTACACCGACCGCGAGCGCGACGGACTGCTCGAGGCCGGCTACGAGGCGGGCAAGAAGCTGCCCAAGGAGAACCCGATCCAGCGCTACAAGGGTCTGGGCGAGATGAACGCGAACGAGCTGTGGGACACCACGATGGACCCGGCCAACCGGGTGCTGCTGCAGATCACGCTGGACGACGCGATCCGCGCCGACGAGACGTTCCAGACGCTGATGGGCGACGACATCGAGGCGCGGCGCAGTTTCATCCAGCGCAACGCCAAGGACGTCCGCTTCCTCGACATCTGA
- a CDS encoding DLW-39 family protein has protein sequence MLRKILLVLLAGVGGYFVYKKTQQSRAEKDLWAEVADPVTPGH, from the coding sequence GTGCTGAGAAAGATCCTGCTGGTGCTGCTGGCCGGCGTCGGTGGATACTTCGTGTACAAGAAGACCCAGCAGTCCCGCGCCGAGAAGGACCTCTGGGCCGAGGTCGCCGACCCGGTAACCCCGGGCCACTGA